A DNA window from Candidatus Liberimonas magnetica contains the following coding sequences:
- a CDS encoding DNA photolyase, giving the protein MKTYIVKMQTGIEESIEFVKKKLANFAVNVGLKCGHACTYCSSSSLYRTHPIFKEIGKTAFEQGFCVVDPGIAERISQDLHILNENDTVMVCTLSDAWAPESKKYDLGRQILEGLLKTKCKVRILTKNASVAEDLDIIQEFGGRVSFGISLTATRAKEEIISAIEPNASSISERISVIKKAHRLGIPVFGMLCPLLPGISDDKKSIKELLRIVNDAGAQEAWLEPVNPRGNGLILTEEALSKAGYKEESRLVCEVRHNKSWVKYTENLVNNINEAIDEMDITGHVLLYKSSFRSNKLPRFKGKADIIWLVKVE; this is encoded by the coding sequence ATGAAAACTTATATCGTAAAAATGCAAACCGGAATAGAAGAAAGCATTGAATTTGTAAAAAAGAAGCTGGCTAATTTCGCTGTAAACGTGGGATTAAAATGCGGCCATGCGTGTACATATTGCAGCAGCAGCTCTTTGTATAGAACGCATCCGATTTTTAAAGAAATCGGAAAAACTGCATTCGAACAAGGATTTTGTGTTGTTGATCCAGGTATAGCAGAAAGGATAAGCCAAGATCTGCACATACTAAATGAAAACGATACTGTCATGGTATGTACGCTTTCTGATGCCTGGGCACCTGAGTCGAAAAAATATGACCTAGGTAGACAGATCCTTGAGGGACTCTTAAAAACCAAATGTAAGGTCAGAATTCTTACCAAAAATGCTTCTGTAGCAGAAGACCTTGATATTATACAAGAATTTGGTGGTAGAGTTTCATTTGGAATAAGCCTTACAGCAACTAGAGCCAAGGAGGAAATAATCTCTGCAATCGAGCCTAATGCCTCAAGCATTTCAGAGAGGATCAGTGTTATCAAGAAGGCACATAGACTTGGAATTCCTGTTTTCGGTATGCTGTGCCCGCTTTTACCTGGAATATCTGATGATAAAAAGTCCATTAAAGAACTCCTAAGGATAGTTAATGATGCTGGGGCTCAAGAAGCATGGCTTGAACCGGTTAATCCTCGCGGGAACGGACTAATATTGACTGAAGAAGCCTTATCTAAAGCTGGCTATAAAGAAGAAAGCCGTCTTGTCTGCGAGGTAAGGCATAATAAATCCTGGGTAAAGTATACAGAGAACCTAGTCAATAACATCAATGAAGCAATAGATGAAATGGATATAACCGGTCATGTCTTGCTTTATAAAAGCTCATTTAGATCAAATAAGTTGCCAAGGTTTAAGGGAAAAGCGGATATTATATGGTTGGTAAAGGTCGAATAA
- a CDS encoding helix-turn-helix domain-containing protein, with product MEEHLLNIKELAQYLNVKVKAIYNMVYEKRIPKIKVGKLLRFNKTQIDAWLKLNTTVPFGMEKCYNANQVEGEETKK from the coding sequence ATGGAAGAACATTTGTTAAACATTAAAGAATTAGCCCAGTACCTCAATGTCAAAGTAAAGGCAATATACAACATGGTTTATGAAAAAAGAATTCCAAAAATAAAGGTCGGCAAACTGCTACGTTTTAATAAAACTCAAATTGACGCGTGGCTGAAGCTCAACACCACCGTTCCTTTTGGAATGGAAAAATGCTATAATGCAAATCAGGTGGAGGGTGAGGAGACAAAAAAATGA